In the genome of Nocardia terpenica, one region contains:
- a CDS encoding slipin family protein, whose product MDLVAILGTIVGAGAVVSAVAVGTGLRVVEQFERGLVFRFGRVRAVREPGLRVLIPFVDRMRKVPMQIVTMPVPAQEGITRDNVTVRVDAVVYFRVIDPVQAVVEVQDYLFAVGQVAQTSLRSIIGKSELDDLLSNREQLNKGLELMIDSPALAWGVHIDRVEIKDVALPESLKRSMSRQAEAERERRARIITAEGELQASQMLADAGSTMASAPAALELRLLQTVVEVAAEKNSTLVLPFPVELLRFLERSTPKDGESGGSAAESKAEVTEESAAAEPLGLEAGASEIPAKSTPESVVSAPESVAGVPERRA is encoded by the coding sequence ATGGACTTGGTGGCGATTCTGGGGACGATCGTGGGGGCCGGGGCCGTGGTGAGCGCGGTGGCGGTCGGGACCGGGCTGCGGGTGGTCGAGCAGTTCGAGCGGGGGCTGGTGTTCCGGTTCGGCAGGGTGCGCGCGGTGCGCGAGCCGGGGTTGCGGGTGCTGATCCCGTTCGTGGACCGGATGCGCAAGGTGCCGATGCAGATCGTCACGATGCCGGTGCCCGCGCAGGAGGGCATCACGCGCGACAACGTCACCGTGCGGGTGGACGCCGTGGTGTATTTCCGGGTGATCGATCCGGTGCAGGCGGTGGTGGAGGTGCAGGATTATCTGTTCGCCGTCGGCCAGGTGGCGCAGACCTCGCTGCGCTCGATCATCGGCAAGAGCGAATTGGACGATCTGCTGTCCAATCGGGAACAGCTCAACAAGGGCCTGGAATTGATGATCGACAGCCCGGCGCTGGCGTGGGGTGTGCACATCGATCGGGTGGAGATCAAGGATGTGGCGCTGCCGGAATCGCTGAAGCGGTCGATGTCGCGGCAGGCCGAGGCCGAACGCGAGCGGCGCGCCCGGATCATCACGGCCGAGGGCGAATTGCAGGCGTCGCAGATGCTCGCCGACGCGGGCTCGACCATGGCCTCCGCCCCCGCGGCCTTGGAACTGCGGCTGTTGCAGACGGTCGTCGAGGTGGCGGCGGAGAAGAATTCGACGCTGGTGCTGCCGTTCCCGGTGGAGTTGCTGCGGTTTCTGGAGCGGTCTACTCCCAAGGACGGAGAATCGGGCGGCTCCGCCGCCGAATCGAAAGCCGAAGTGACGGAGGAATCTGCGGCCGCCGAGCCGCTCGGGCTGGAGGCGGGGGCGTCGGAGATTCCGGCCAAAAGCACGCCGGAATCTGTGGTGAGTGCGCCGGAATCTGTGGCGGGCGTGCCGGAAAGGCGTGCGTAA
- a CDS encoding RNB domain-containing ribonuclease, producing MEFHPWIVSAPVDFGAVRTEFGLASEYPSEALSEARGAADAFAGSRADLRDIPFVTIDPPGALDLDQALYLERTPTGFRLQYAIADVGAVIAPAGALAKESLTRGQTYYLPDGAVPLHPTVLSEGSASLLPGQDRPAALWTIDCDDRAEIRHCSVQRALVRSHARLDYAGVQADADAGRLHPAIAALPEFGRLRIESGLSRGAIGLRLPAQTVVRDGKGPARDGDSGDGEQRWQLVVEPRMAAEDWNEQVSLLTGICAARIMLDGAGGRRIGLLRTMPAPAKSALDTMRRTAAALGVEWPEGESAGRMLAGLDTGTPAALALMSEATGLLRGATYTVLDGETPEVLRHSGIGAPYAHVTAPLRRLADRYATEICLAHCAGTPVPDWVRDGLAAAAESMRRCDALAGRLDRACIDLTEATVLAQRLGTAFDAVVVREANGSRPAEVFVTTPPVVAKCVGGPPEGWRVRVRLIEADPTTRTVTFAFPAD from the coding sequence GTGGAGTTTCATCCCTGGATCGTGTCGGCGCCGGTCGATTTCGGTGCCGTCCGAACCGAATTCGGATTGGCCTCGGAGTATCCGTCCGAGGCCCTCTCGGAGGCCCGCGGCGCGGCCGATGCGTTCGCGGGCTCCCGGGCCGATCTCCGCGATATCCCCTTCGTCACGATCGACCCGCCCGGCGCGCTGGATCTGGACCAGGCGCTGTATCTGGAACGCACCCCCACCGGTTTCCGATTGCAGTACGCGATCGCCGATGTCGGGGCCGTCATCGCCCCGGCCGGGGCGCTCGCCAAGGAATCGCTGACCCGGGGCCAGACCTACTACCTGCCCGACGGCGCCGTCCCGCTGCACCCGACCGTGCTGTCCGAGGGATCGGCGAGCCTGCTGCCCGGCCAGGACCGCCCCGCCGCGCTGTGGACCATCGACTGCGACGACCGAGCCGAAATCCGGCACTGCTCGGTACAGCGCGCACTGGTCCGCTCCCACGCCCGCCTCGACTACGCCGGTGTCCAGGCCGATGCCGATGCCGGCCGCCTGCACCCCGCCATCGCCGCCCTGCCCGAATTCGGCCGGCTCCGCATCGAGTCCGGCCTATCCCGCGGCGCCATCGGTCTGCGCCTGCCCGCCCAGACCGTGGTCCGCGACGGCAAGGGACCGGCCCGCGACGGCGATTCCGGCGACGGCGAACAACGCTGGCAGCTGGTGGTGGAACCGCGCATGGCGGCCGAGGATTGGAACGAGCAGGTCTCGCTGCTCACCGGGATCTGTGCGGCGCGGATCATGCTCGACGGCGCCGGCGGTCGGCGGATCGGGCTGTTGCGCACCATGCCCGCACCGGCGAAATCGGCCCTGGACACCATGCGCCGCACCGCCGCCGCGCTCGGCGTGGAATGGCCCGAGGGCGAGTCCGCCGGGCGCATGCTCGCCGGGCTGGACACCGGCACCCCGGCCGCGCTGGCGCTGATGTCCGAGGCGACCGGCCTGTTACGCGGCGCGACCTACACCGTGCTCGACGGCGAGACGCCGGAAGTCTTGCGGCACAGCGGTATCGGCGCACCGTATGCGCACGTCACCGCCCCGCTGCGGCGACTGGCCGACCGCTACGCCACCGAGATCTGCCTGGCGCACTGCGCGGGCACACCGGTGCCCGACTGGGTGCGCGACGGTCTGGCCGCGGCCGCGGAATCCATGCGCCGCTGCGACGCCCTCGCGGGCAGGCTCGACCGCGCGTGCATCGATCTCACCGAGGCCACCGTGCTGGCCCAGCGTCTGGGCACCGCATTCGACGCCGTGGTGGTCCGCGAGGCCAACGGCAGCCGCCCCGCCGAGGTCTTCGTCACCACCCCACCCGTGGTCGCCAAGTGCGTCGGCGGCCCCCCGGAGGGCTGGCGCGTCCGCGTCCGCCTCATCGAGGCCGACCCCACCACCCGCACGGTCACCTTCGCCTTTCCGGCCGACTGA
- a CDS encoding CHAD domain-containing protein — protein MPAAAGPALVTALSDDVDRLLAAEPAVRDDIPDAVHKMRVATRRLRSVLRSYRKVFHRTPIDETRSELRWLAGVLGVARDAEVRAERFAAHLEEQPAQERRIGRRLVAAERARYAAAHRVVLEALDSERYTRLVRRLEQLRTDPPLRRKRSRREATKVFASVLRTEFRALRRLIKAEPEVAEDAHVEHLHDIRKAAKRLRYAAEAADDVLNGPAVELAGRAKKLQSVLGDHRDAIEAMTTIRHRATRARSPHGRAAYDRMYRTESDAARKALSDYPATAEFLLRTNN, from the coding sequence ATGCCAGCCGCAGCCGGTCCGGCCCTCGTCACCGCCCTGAGCGACGACGTGGACCGGCTGCTGGCGGCCGAACCCGCCGTGCGTGACGACATTCCGGACGCGGTGCACAAGATGCGGGTGGCGACCAGGCGGCTCCGCAGCGTGCTGCGCTCGTACCGAAAGGTCTTCCACCGCACGCCCATCGACGAGACGCGCAGCGAATTGCGCTGGCTCGCTGGAGTTCTCGGCGTCGCACGAGACGCCGAGGTGCGGGCCGAGCGGTTCGCTGCCCACCTCGAGGAGCAGCCGGCGCAGGAGCGCCGCATCGGCCGCCGCCTGGTCGCCGCCGAGCGGGCCCGCTACGCCGCGGCCCACCGCGTGGTGCTGGAGGCCCTCGACAGCGAGCGCTACACCCGGCTGGTGCGGCGGCTGGAGCAGCTGCGCACCGATCCCCCGCTGCGCCGCAAGCGCTCCCGCCGCGAGGCCACCAAGGTGTTCGCGAGCGTGCTGCGCACCGAATTCCGCGCCCTGCGCCGCCTGATCAAGGCCGAGCCGGAGGTGGCCGAGGACGCCCACGTCGAGCACCTGCACGATATCCGCAAGGCCGCCAAGCGATTGCGCTACGCGGCCGAGGCCGCCGACGATGTGCTCAACGGCCCCGCCGTCGAATTGGCCGGTCGCGCAAAGAAACTCCAGAGCGTCCTGGGCGACCACCGCGACGCGATCGAAGCCATGACCACCATCCGCCACCGCGCCACCCGCGCCCGCTCCCCCCACGGCCGAGCCGCCTACGACCGCATGTACCGCACCGAATCCGACGCCGCCCGCAAGGCCCTCTCCGACTACCCAGCCACCGCAGAATTCCTCTTGCGCACCAACAACTGA
- the pip gene encoding prolyl aminopeptidase — protein MRTLYPPLEPNRTGMLDVGDGQHLYWEESGNPDGKPVVFLHGGPGGGTEPSYRRYFDPQAYRIVLFDQRGCGRSTPHIADGASLETNTTWHLVGDIERLRTHLGVQRWQVFGGSWGSTLALTYAQTHPERVTELVLRGIFLLRRKEIDWYYNGAAGYVYPDQWEQFLAPVPENERRGDLVSIYHRLLHSPDPQVATAAAVAWSTWEGATSTLLPQPDRVAQSAEPRFALAFARIENHYFVNGGFLDDGQLLRDIDRIAHIPGVIVQGRHDVVCPPVSAWDLHKAWANSELHMVADAGHAAAEPGITHHLLEATDKFRES, from the coding sequence ATGCGCACGCTGTACCCGCCCCTGGAACCCAACCGCACCGGCATGCTGGACGTCGGCGACGGCCAGCACCTCTACTGGGAGGAGAGCGGCAACCCGGACGGGAAACCGGTCGTCTTCCTGCACGGCGGCCCCGGCGGCGGCACCGAGCCGTCGTATCGCCGCTACTTCGACCCGCAGGCGTACCGGATCGTGCTGTTCGATCAGCGCGGCTGCGGCCGATCCACGCCGCACATCGCCGACGGCGCAAGCCTGGAGACCAATACCACCTGGCATCTGGTCGGCGATATCGAAAGGCTCCGTACGCATCTGGGCGTGCAGCGCTGGCAGGTGTTCGGCGGATCGTGGGGTTCGACGCTGGCGCTGACGTACGCGCAGACCCATCCCGAGCGCGTCACCGAACTGGTGCTGCGCGGGATCTTCCTGTTGCGGCGCAAGGAAATCGACTGGTACTACAACGGCGCGGCCGGATACGTCTATCCTGATCAGTGGGAACAGTTCCTGGCGCCGGTGCCGGAGAATGAGCGCCGAGGAGACCTCGTGAGCATCTACCATCGGCTGCTGCACTCCCCCGACCCACAGGTCGCCACCGCGGCGGCGGTCGCCTGGTCCACGTGGGAGGGCGCGACGAGTACGCTACTGCCGCAACCCGATCGGGTCGCGCAGAGCGCCGAGCCGCGCTTCGCACTGGCCTTCGCGCGCATCGAGAACCACTACTTCGTCAACGGCGGCTTCCTCGACGACGGGCAGCTGCTGCGCGACATCGACCGCATCGCGCACATCCCCGGCGTGATCGTGCAGGGCCGCCACGACGTCGTGTGCCCGCCGGTCAGCGCGTGGGATCTGCACAAGGCGTGGGCGAATTCGGAGTTGCACATGGTTGCCGACGCCGGTCACGCGGCCGCCGAGCCGGGGATCACCCACCACCTGCTCGAAGCCACCGACAAGTTCCGGGAGTCCTGA
- the panB gene encoding 3-methyl-2-oxobutanoate hydroxymethyltransferase, with protein MSATDQETPAYGAAPATSRRKTRVQHLQQMKAAGEKWAMLTAYDYSTAKLFEEAGIPVLLVGDSAANVVYGYDTTVPITIDELVPLVRGVVRGAPHALVVADLPFGSYEGSPAQALASAVRFMKEGGAQAVKLEGGERVADQIATLTDAGIPVMAHIGFTPQSVNTLGGFRVQGRGDAAEQLVADALAVQEAGAFSVVMEMVPAELAGQVSRKLTIPTVGIGAGRDCDAQVLVWQDMAAYTSGKTAKFVKHFAHLGDELRTAAATYATEVRTGTYPGPEHSF; from the coding sequence ATGTCCGCAACCGATCAGGAAACCCCTGCCTACGGCGCTGCACCGGCTACTTCCCGGCGGAAGACGCGAGTACAGCACCTGCAGCAGATGAAGGCCGCGGGCGAGAAGTGGGCGATGCTCACCGCCTACGACTACTCCACCGCGAAATTGTTCGAAGAGGCCGGAATTCCGGTGCTCCTGGTGGGCGATTCGGCGGCCAACGTGGTGTACGGCTACGACACCACCGTGCCGATCACCATCGACGAGCTGGTCCCGCTGGTGCGCGGCGTGGTGCGCGGCGCACCGCACGCGCTCGTGGTCGCCGATCTGCCGTTCGGCAGCTACGAGGGCTCCCCCGCCCAGGCGCTGGCCTCGGCCGTCCGCTTCATGAAGGAGGGCGGCGCGCAGGCGGTGAAACTCGAAGGCGGCGAACGGGTCGCGGACCAGATCGCGACGCTGACCGATGCCGGAATCCCGGTGATGGCGCATATCGGGTTCACCCCGCAGAGCGTCAACACCCTCGGCGGATTCCGGGTGCAGGGCCGCGGCGACGCCGCCGAGCAGTTGGTCGCCGACGCCCTCGCGGTCCAGGAGGCCGGGGCGTTCTCGGTGGTCATGGAGATGGTCCCCGCCGAACTTGCGGGCCAGGTCAGCCGCAAGCTGACCATCCCCACCGTCGGCATCGGCGCCGGCCGCGACTGCGACGCCCAGGTCCTGGTCTGGCAGGACATGGCCGCCTACACCAGCGGCAAAACGGCGAAGTTCGTCAAACACTTCGCCCACCTCGGCGACGAACTACGCACCGCCGCAGCCACTTACGCCACCGAGGTCCGCACCGGCACATACCCGGGCCCGGAACACAGCTTCTGA
- a CDS encoding alpha/beta hydrolase, translated as MSLLRTGRVAAAVALMCVAAACSTSSKNPAPGPSAAAPIPAGLEKFYEQKPQWGPCDGYVDSSTRFPDGTECTRITVPIDYAKPDGGTAQIALSRVKATGQRIGSLLFNPGGPGQAGLWMAGQGQDTPVAQRFDRVGFDPRGVGASTPLITCLTAKEWDDERAEPPKDNSPAGIAAAEDENKKFAAHCSERTGNEFLAHVGTREVVQDMDVVRAVLGDPKLTYVGFSYGTRLGYSYAEKFPDKVRALVLDGAVDPSQDPEKESVQQAAGFQKAFDAYAADCATKPECPLGTDTTQAVARFHQLVAPLWEHPATTKDGRGLAFGDAITGVQNTLYAEDSWNVLSAGLTELANGQGDILLKLADLYDGRRRDGSYDNSQDAFLAIHCADDPAVKDRAEADKQDTEYRKAAPFLDDGHGNGNAPLELCAFWPVPNTASPHKLSIPGLPKTVVVSTTQDPATPYQNGVDLAQQLGASLITNRGTRHTAFLSGGVSCVDDAVFAYLTDLKEPQQGLTCG; from the coding sequence ATGTCGTTGTTGCGAACCGGTCGTGTGGCCGCCGCGGTGGCCCTGATGTGCGTGGCCGCCGCGTGCTCCACGTCGTCGAAGAATCCCGCACCCGGCCCTTCGGCGGCCGCGCCCATTCCGGCCGGGCTGGAGAAGTTCTACGAGCAGAAGCCGCAGTGGGGTCCCTGCGACGGCTATGTCGACTCCTCCACGCGATTCCCCGACGGCACCGAATGCACCCGCATCACGGTGCCGATCGACTACGCCAAGCCCGACGGCGGCACCGCGCAGATCGCGCTGTCGCGGGTCAAGGCCACCGGCCAGCGGATCGGTTCGCTGCTGTTCAACCCCGGCGGCCCCGGCCAGGCCGGGCTGTGGATGGCCGGGCAGGGCCAGGACACGCCGGTCGCGCAGCGCTTCGACCGGGTCGGGTTCGATCCCCGCGGCGTGGGCGCGTCCACCCCGCTCATCACCTGCCTGACCGCCAAGGAGTGGGACGACGAGCGGGCCGAGCCGCCGAAGGACAACTCCCCGGCGGGCATCGCGGCCGCCGAGGACGAGAACAAGAAGTTCGCGGCGCACTGCAGCGAGCGCACCGGCAACGAGTTCCTCGCCCACGTCGGCACCCGAGAGGTGGTGCAGGACATGGACGTAGTCCGCGCGGTGCTCGGCGATCCGAAGCTGACCTACGTCGGCTTCTCCTACGGCACCCGGCTCGGCTACTCCTATGCGGAGAAGTTCCCGGACAAGGTGCGCGCGCTGGTGCTCGACGGCGCGGTCGACCCGTCGCAGGATCCGGAGAAGGAATCGGTGCAGCAGGCCGCCGGATTCCAGAAGGCGTTCGACGCCTACGCCGCCGACTGCGCGACCAAACCGGAGTGCCCGCTCGGCACCGACACGACCCAGGCGGTGGCCAGGTTCCATCAGCTGGTCGCGCCGCTGTGGGAGCACCCCGCCACCACCAAGGACGGCCGCGGCCTCGCCTTCGGTGATGCCATCACCGGTGTGCAGAACACGCTCTACGCCGAGGACAGCTGGAATGTGTTGAGCGCCGGGCTCACCGAGCTGGCCAACGGGCAGGGCGACATCCTGCTGAAGCTGGCCGACCTCTACGACGGCCGCCGCCGCGACGGCAGCTACGACAACTCGCAGGACGCGTTCCTGGCCATCCACTGCGCGGACGATCCGGCCGTGAAGGACCGCGCCGAGGCCGACAAGCAGGACACCGAATACCGCAAGGCGGCGCCGTTCCTCGACGACGGCCACGGCAACGGCAACGCCCCGCTCGAGCTGTGCGCGTTCTGGCCGGTGCCCAATACCGCGAGCCCGCACAAGCTTTCGATCCCGGGCCTGCCGAAGACCGTCGTCGTGTCCACCACCCAGGACCCCGCCACGCCGTATCAGAATGGTGTCGACCTGGCCCAGCAGCTGGGCGCGTCGCTGATCACCAACCGCGGCACCCGGCATACCGCGTTCCTGTCGGGCGGCGTGTCGTGCGTGGACGACGCGGTATTCGCGTACCTGACCGACCTGAAAGAGCCGCAGCAGGGCCTCACTTGCGGATGA
- a CDS encoding glutamine synthetase family protein → MDRQKEFVLRTLEERDIRFVRLWFTDVLGYLKSVAIAPAELEGAFEEGIGFDGSAIEGFARVSEADMVAKPDPSTFQVLPWSTSKGHQHSARMFCDIAMPDGSPSWADPRHVLRRQLNKAGDLGFSCYVHPEIEFFLVKSGLQDGMPIPVDKGGFFDQAVHDEAPNFRRHAIDALESMGISVEFSHHEGAPGQQEIDLRYADALSMADNVMTFRYLIKEVAIDEGVRATFMPKPFATHPGSAMHTHMSLFEGEQNAFADPDDPLNLSETARAFIAGILEHANEISAVTNQWVNSYKRLVHGGEAPTAASWGRSNRSALVRVPMYTPNKSSSRRVEIRSPDSACNPYLTFAVLLAAGLRGVEKGYTLPPEAEDDVWSLTVAERRAMGFRELPASLDEALQAMERSELVAETLGEHVFDFFLRNKRREWAGYRAQITPYELQEYLDL, encoded by the coding sequence ATGGATCGCCAGAAAGAATTCGTGCTGCGGACGCTCGAGGAACGGGATATCCGCTTCGTGCGGCTGTGGTTCACGGATGTCCTGGGGTATCTGAAGTCGGTCGCGATCGCGCCCGCCGAACTGGAGGGCGCGTTCGAGGAGGGCATCGGGTTCGACGGCTCGGCCATCGAGGGCTTCGCCCGCGTGTCGGAGGCCGATATGGTCGCCAAGCCCGATCCCTCCACCTTCCAGGTGCTGCCGTGGTCGACCAGCAAGGGCCACCAGCACTCGGCGCGCATGTTCTGCGATATCGCGATGCCGGACGGCTCGCCGTCGTGGGCCGACCCGCGGCACGTGCTGCGCCGCCAGCTCAACAAGGCCGGTGATCTGGGCTTCAGCTGCTACGTGCATCCGGAGATCGAGTTCTTCCTGGTGAAATCGGGCCTGCAGGACGGGATGCCGATCCCGGTCGACAAGGGCGGCTTCTTCGATCAGGCCGTGCACGACGAGGCGCCGAACTTCCGCCGCCACGCCATCGACGCGCTGGAGTCGATGGGCATTTCGGTGGAGTTCAGCCACCACGAGGGCGCGCCCGGCCAGCAGGAGATCGACCTGCGCTACGCCGACGCGCTCTCGATGGCCGACAACGTGATGACCTTCCGCTATCTCATCAAGGAGGTGGCGATCGACGAGGGCGTGCGCGCCACGTTCATGCCGAAACCCTTTGCCACGCACCCGGGTTCGGCCATGCACACGCACATGAGCCTGTTCGAGGGCGAGCAGAACGCCTTCGCCGACCCCGACGATCCGCTCAACCTGTCGGAGACCGCGCGGGCGTTCATCGCGGGAATCCTGGAGCACGCCAACGAGATCAGCGCGGTCACCAACCAGTGGGTGAACTCTTACAAGCGGCTCGTGCACGGCGGCGAGGCGCCCACGGCGGCGTCCTGGGGTCGCTCGAATCGCTCTGCGCTGGTGCGGGTTCCGATGTACACGCCGAACAAGTCGTCCTCGCGCCGGGTCGAGATCCGCAGCCCCGATTCCGCGTGCAACCCGTACCTGACCTTCGCGGTGCTGCTGGCCGCCGGTCTGCGCGGCGTCGAGAAGGGCTACACGCTGCCGCCGGAGGCCGAGGACGACGTGTGGTCGCTGACCGTCGCCGAGCGCCGCGCCATGGGTTTCCGTGAGCTGCCCGCCAGCCTGGACGAGGCGCTGCAGGCGATGGAGCGGTCGGAGCTGGTCGCCGAGACGCTCGGCGAGCACGTGTTCGATTTCTTCCTGCGCAACAAGCGTCGCGAATGGGCGGGCTACCGCGCTCAGATCACGCCCTACGAACTCCAGGAGTATCTGGATCTGTGA